The sequence aCACTTATTGCTTGGAATTCTACTTTAAGAAAGAACTTTGCCTTCTccccattcatttacttatttattctcatATGGACTGGTGGATTCttatttcattctattaatatgaataaatgtccattctattaatatgaataaatggTAAAATTGATCCAGTATTGGCTAGTAGGAGCCCCTCCAAGCTAGCTTGTATGTTCccaccattttaatttttagaattttcttactttctagCACAACAAAAGGTTCCAAGCTCATTAGacttcccctgcccctgccttggaatcagccatttctccaaggagccctgattCCTTTTAAGTGAGGAAGGCTATTTAAAAACAGGTTCTTTATGCTcagtgtgctcattgctactgaaGTGCTTTGGCTTCTAGGCCCTTGCTGTGGAGAGAGctataaagcatttttttctatgtccATATATATCTATCTGTCTGcctatttttccttccttaaacTGAAAAATGGGGAGGGGACAACAAATTGAAAAATGCTTCCAGAAAATGTTCAGGCTGGATCTGAGCCTTTATTATTCACTGGGATCTTTTGGATTTAAAATGTGTAAACTTCAGGAATATGGAGTTGGTCAGGAGTAGGCTGGGTGGTAGGCCATTTCATGGCACCATCTTCTACcctaatagctaatatttattaaacacttactgtgtgccaggctaaGTGTCTTGTATATGTTTATTATCTCttctaatttaattattatgaggtgcatacttttttttcccctgttctacagatgaggaaaccgaggctcagagaaactGAGTGACTTGCtgaagatcacacagctaataagtggcagaaccaggactggAACTGGTCTGACTGATCCTGGAATCTGCATTCCCACTGGTATGATTCACTGCCACTCCTAACTTCCATTCTAACTTGGGCTTCATTGCCTTCAGCTCTTGAAATCTGATGAACAGCAAATCCAAGCGCATCAATCCAACCTAAAGTGGTTTCTTGCTTAAGAAAAAGAGAGCAGAATATTATGTCAGGTGCTACCAGATCCTCTGACCGGCAGTAGCTACAGTGCCAgcattttccttccctctcctccccagggctTTTCCATGGTCCCTTGTGAAATAAATGAGTCTATTCTATGTCATAGATGACTGTACCTTCCAACCTCACAATAGCACAGTTTCTTGGGTGCTCAGAGCCCCTCCCAGGAGCTCCTCCTGCCTGCTCAGTTATTTCCTCCCCACTCAAGGGTAGAAATGCATGGGTGAGTAGAGAGCCCTTAGCTGCCCTTACCCACCAGTGTATCAAGGTTCTTGCAGGCCTGATAACCCCAGGACCTATTGGCTGACCTAGTACAGCTGGAGAGCTCTAGAAAAAAAGTCCATTTGAATGTAAGAGCTACTGGCAAGTATGTATTCGTTGGGTTTTTTTGGGGAAGGATGTGATCCAGAAACATATTTGTcctgaaataaatttaagttgGGTAGAATGTGTCTATTTTTACAATCAGattaactttgtaaaataatatgaCTCTGTTTTGATGTTTCCCAGGCCCCAGGATGGAAAGTGAGTACCTAAAGAAGTGCTTTGGAAATTGCCTGACCCAGGCACTGGTGGAAGTGGCGAAAGTTCGGCCCAGTGACCCCATAGAATACCTGGCGCACTGGCTTTATCATTATAGGAAAACAGCTAGAGCAAGagaagaggtgtgtgtgtgtgtgtgtgtgtgtgtgtgcgcgtgcgtgcgCTGCTTAGGGAGGGCTCAGCTTTCCCAGAGGAATTTGAAATCCAAGGGCAGGATTCTGGAGCTGGCCTGGGGAGTTTCTTGGTTTATTCAGTTTAGGAGTATGGCTTAGGCCTGGTTATCCCTGAAGTGTGGGGAGTTTGGAggataaaaaaggaaatccaGCTCAAGGAGTTGAGGAGTGGGTGGTTTTGGAGCTGCTGGCAGGCTAGAGCTAGTTACAGAAGGAAATGCAGCAGGCCTGAGAGCCCAGGGCTCAGGTCTGCCACAGCAAGGGGGACCCAGGTCTGTCCCAGCGAGGGGGCGCCCATTCATAAGGCTTCCTGGTGCTGACCCGATTCCACTCCATCACATCACCCCAGAACAGGCAGGAGAAGATCCAGCTGAAGGAAGAATATGACAGTAGCTGCAGGGAAAGGGCAATGACAGAAATGCTAAGGCGAGAAGAATGGCAGATGCAACAGAAGTGTGAAAAGTGTCGCAAGGTAGGAGCTCTGCATCGAGCACACGCATATCCTGACGATGGATTCCAGGAAACTGCGTGTCCGCACCGCCACAATGCAAGGCACACAGAGCCTCCCCTTGGCCTACTTGTTACTCCATagtcacatatttatatataaaccaATTCGTcaatgaaaaaaggaaatgttaaaagaCTGATTCATTTTAGATTTCAGGAAATACCTTTGATGTTAATCTGTTCTCCtggagcaaatattttctcataaaagATCCTTTGAggctttttcaaaaattattcagTATTTTTCAGAAACCAAATATGGTTGTTAGTGCATACTTCAAGATATAACACTTTACTTAGTTTTTGTATTCTGTTTAGTTTTATGTCAAGCCTCAGCTACCTCTATGATGCATAATATTGGACATAAATTATGAACTTGAAATAGTTGGAAACAACTCTGCATTCATCAGTCAGTCTGACAAGCACATCATTTACCTCCCACAATTTTTTTCTAGTCTCCTGAAAAATTTCTTGTGCCATTCTATGCTTTCTGCAAAGTACATGATACCTGGA comes from Eulemur rufifrons isolate Redbay chromosome 28, OSU_ERuf_1, whole genome shotgun sequence and encodes:
- the DYDC2 gene encoding DPY30 domain-containing protein 2 produces the protein MESEYLKKCFGNCLTQALVEVAKVRPSDPIEYLAHWLYHYRKTARAREENRQEKIQLKEEYDSSCRERAMTEMLRREEWQMQQKCEKCRKELISETVSSKKTVFMQEDTKPLEKEALKQESLQGAPGVIPGEPQQAPPSESAGQADWNPPTPQN